CCCCGTCAGGGCCCAGAAGAGCAGCTGTACATGGAGGTCCTCACTGCTCTTCCCCACCCACAGGGATGGTGTGAGCCCTGAGCCAGGTGCAGGGGCcgcccaggcctgggggaggcaGGACAGCCTGGGGGCTCCCAGCTGGACTGAAGGGTGCTCCTTCCATGTTCCACCTACGGCAGCCCACCAGCCCACCTGGGGTATCTGCCACTTGCTGTGGCCCTGCCGTCGGgcctcctgtggctgctgtattGGAGCACCCCGGGACCCAGCTGGAACCACTCACAGGGCACCTGCCCCATGGCCTCCAAAGACAGCGCTGCCCCAGCACCACTTGCAGGAAAACCGGGGCTGGTAAGTGGAGCTGGATGCCTGCCTAGACCGAGATGCATGCCCCATGCCCAGGGGACCTGGCCACATCCCACATCCTAGGGGCCTGCAGGGCCAGTCCCTGCCCACACCCAGCTCCCAGGACCTGGAGCCAGACTGAGGACCTGGGCCCAGAGTCACTGCCCCAGCCAGTGAGGGAGATGCTGcccctgccctctggcttctTCCAGATGAAGAactagggctggggaggggtttcCGCAGACTGACTTCGCAGATTGATTTGAATAAAGGACGAGGTGATCTTCCTGCCTGTGTCCCTTTGCTCTGGGCCCGAGGAGGGACAGAGACCCTCTTAGCTAGGATCAGAACTCCAGCCTGCCACCTCCTGGGGCAGCAGTGTCACCAGAAGCCACCCTGAGTGTTGGCCTGGCCTGGGGGGAGACCCAACAATGGAAACAGCATCAGGAGGGCCCTGAGGGCCCCACTGTCTGGAGTCCCTCCCCTTTCCAAGTGCAAAGAGGAGGGGTTGAAACCCAGGGAACCCTGTCAACTGGGCCACAGCCATCAGGGCCCTCCCACCCAGTTCTCAAAACACCACAGGGCACCTCTTCAAGGGGGGATGGGGCTTCTTTTATTGAGCTCTGGTGCCCTTGGGGTCAGACAGAGACCACCCAGGCCTACTCCCAGCCAGGTGGTGTCTCCATGGCAGGGCCCAGTTCCCAGAGCATAGCAGTGGGCTCAGTTCAGGACTAAGGCCAGGAGCAGACTTGGGGTCACAGTGAGCACAGGTCCAGGTCCTAGTCGGAGGAGGTGAGGGCCTCCCGAGGAGGCCTCTGCTCAGAGAAGAGGTAACTCAGACCCTGCCCCTCACTCTGCCCGACACCACCCGGCTGGCCACCCCAGCCCACCTCAGACGTTGAAGTCCAGGACCAGGCAGCCGTTGGGGGTGCCGCCGTGGAGCCCCAGCCCCAGACTGTCCAGGTCCTCCTGCGACTGCCAGGAGATCCAGTCCCGCAGCGGGATGTTCCCCTCCTCAGCCTTCAGGCCCACCAGGTTTGCACCCAGAAGTTTCTGCACCTCAGCAATGGTCAGCGGCTGCCAAAGCCCCCAGACAGGGCTCAGGGTCTGCCTGCCTTTCCCCAGAAGGCTGCTGTCCTCTACTGTGTCCAAACCATCCCATGCTGCCCCACCCACAGACCTTGCCTTGGCCCTTCCAGACTTTGGAGGGGGCTTTGGCTACCTCTCCTGAGACCCCGCCCCACCAGAGGCCCTGCCCTTCTCCGTGGCCCTACCAGCACAGCCTCTCTCTGCAGCTTCTTGAATGTGGCCACATCCATGTTTACGTTCTGCTGACTGAGAGCCTGCAGGTCCTCCGTGGGGGCCCCACCTGCCCACGGGGAGAGGGGCCCCCAAGTGTGAGACCTTACAGCAACCCCTAGTCTCACCCTCTGACAACAGGCCACCAGAAGCCACTTCCTTTACCAAGAGTCCCTTTTCCTAAGAAATTCCTGGGCCCCTGGTTTGCCTGGTGACCACCTGACCCTCTGGGTTGGAAGATAGGCTGGGGGTGCCCAGAACTCACAGGGTCTCAGCCTACACACACTTGGAGGGATGGAGGGCACACTGACCACTGGTCACACCACCAGCGGGCTGCCCAATGAGAGGGGGAGCCTCAGGGAACACACCCCCCATGTCCTCCCGGGCTCACCCAGGTAGGGCTTGATCCTTGTGAAGTATTCAGACCCGCTCATGTTCTGGAAGGCGATGAGGGCCTTGGGGTAGAGGACAGCCATGTGCCGTGGGCTGCATGTGTCCAGGTCCTGGGGCCTGGTCGCCCTGAGGAGGCAGTGTAGGGCCGGGCAGTGAGCTCAGAGCATAGCACACCCACCACACCTGACAGACCCCAGGACTCACCAAACAACGTTGAGCTGCATGAAGCCCAGCTGCTCAGGGCTGAGGAGGCACAGGTAGGTAGCGGGGAAGGTGGCCAGGGTGTCCAGTGTGGCCTTGTCCAGCTGGGCCCTTCCCCCTACATAGCGGGCAATGAGGGCGGCCACCTGTGGGAGGAGGCCACTCAGTGGCTTGGAGCAGGGAGAGACATATCCCCTGGGGCCTGCACAACCTCACACCCTGTGCAACCCCCAGGCCTGTACCACCTCACACTCTGTGCCCCCCAGGCCTGCACAACCTCACACCCTGTGCCTGCCCCTCCCTACCTCCGCAGCCAGTCACCTGAGCATCCATCCCATGCCCTTTGCTGACTTTGAGCAGAGATTTCACAGTCTCCAGGGAAGTCACATTCCACCTGTGGATGTTCTCGGGGGTCACCCAAAGGAAGAAGTACCTCAGGTGCTGGATCAGGGACTCAGGGTACCCCTGTGGGTAGAACTTCCGAGGGAAGGGACCGTGAGGGCCGCCGCCACTCCCTGGGCAGCTGGGAAGACTGCGCTACAGCACGCAGGCGGGAGTCCTGAACTACCTCATCCAATTTGCGCTTGAAAATGTGCAGCTGCTGGTAGGTGACGGGCACCAGGTTCACCTGGTCCATCTGAGCGGCCAGCAGGGCTCCGTCCACACAAGCCTCCAGCTCCCACTCCTCGTAGAAGACAAGGTTTTCATCCACCACTTGGGCCTTCCGCCCCGGGGGGCAGGCCTTCTCTGCAGGGGCAGGCAGTGGGTTGGGGGCTGGACATCTCCTGTCAACCTCCTCTTCCATCCGCACCCACGCTGAGACCCTGGGCACCACATgactctccaggcctcagtttacccatcagCAAAATGGAGCAATTTTGTTCACTCTCCTGCATTGTCATGATTGAATGAGCTGAGCGGCTAGGAAGGGCTGCAGGTGTGGACAGGTGAGACCTCACAATGCTAGCTCcccatcccagtctcccaacgCAGCTGGGCACCGTGCTCACTCTCTGTGCCCCACTGGGCCCTCGGAAGGATGACAGTCACCTCAGGCCGCTGCCAGGACAGGTCCCGTTGCAGCCATGGGTTCATGACACCCTGAGaacagagcagggctgggactgAGCCGCGAGTGTCCTGGCTTCCAAGgacccccacccagggccagaAAACCCTCCCCTGATTCCCCAGAGGGGCCTTACCAGTTCCGTGTCTGCAGCCTGGGCCCTGGAAGGTAGCACCCACCGTGCAGGGGAAGGGACACCAGGCTCGAGGGGATGGCAGGGGCTCCAcccaggggaggaaggaggcaaagccggcccctcccagccccgtgCACACTCCATGGGTATGGAAGCAGAGGGTTAGGCCCCTCACCCTATGGTGTCACGGCCCACAACACCGAACCAGGGAGCACAGGCCTCCCACATCCTCCTCCTGGGGCCCCTCTGCACAGGGCAGGCAGAAACCTGTCCCATGGTCACCCTCAGTTTTACCTGTGCCCCCATCACCACCTTGCCTCTGCCTCCAACCCCATAGGGCACTGTGGTGCAGTGGGGGTGCCAGACACAGTCACCTCTGGGGGCAGAGACAAGGCTAACAGCCTGCCTGGGACTCAAGGCACCTGCCGAGATTCAGAACACTTCTCTGGAATCAGGGGCACCTGCCCAGGACTCAGGACACCTGCCCGGGAAGGGGCTAGGGGGCACTGCCCACAGCCGGAGAGGACGTGTAGAGCAGGTAGAGCCTTTCCTAAGGCCCCGACCCCCTGAGGACCCTCGGCTGCCCTCTGTGCTCTCTGCACACCAGCGTTTTGCGGCAACCCACCCTCATGACTCATCGAggctgagaaggaggaagaggctgCCGTGGGTGGGAGTCCCCCAGGACCCCAGGCCGGGTTGAGCAGTCTGCAAGGCCACAGTCTGTGGAGGACAGCCACTCTGATGTCCCCGCTgcttccctgcccccaccacgTCCCCCTGCCCATGACACTGCCCCGGGCCAGTGTGGGGCCTTGGGGGGCTGCAGGGGCCTCAGGCCCCAGAGGGCTCCCAAGTCGAACCTTCACATGCCTCCACAGCAGTGTCTGTGCTGCCGCTGGCCCTTCTCTCAGAACCAACCAGCacgcctgccccgccccctccgggAAACTGGCCCCTTCAGCCAGGGGTATCAGGTCTGAGTCAGCATGGCCCCCAGCTGTGAGGGCCCCAGCGGGCAGCCAGCAGCTGGCGCCTGTCCTCTCTccctgcagggcagggcagggcaggacagggcaggagAGTTTTGTGCGAGGAGGCAGGGCTGCCTCTGGCTCTggctggcctcagtttcccccactcAAAACAGGGGAGCTGAGCAGTTCCGGGCTGGGGGTCAGGCTGAGCGACCCCTCACCCTGCAGCGtggccaccctcccctcccacccacagcCGCAGGTGCTGGGCTTTGTGCAAACCCAGGGCCCCGCCAGGTGGACAAGGCCGGCAGGGCCCACCAGCCCACTGCTTTCCCTTCTGAGGTCGCTCCCAAAGCAGAGGCCTGGGCAGTAccagagggagttccctggtagcctAGCGGTTAGGACTGTGGGCTCTCACtaccatggcccgggttcaatccctggtcagggaactgagatcccatgtgccgtgtggcatggccaaaaaaaacaacaacaaagggtGACACCCCTTCCCACCTGCCAGCCCTTAGGGTGGGGCAGTGGGTGGGCATTCTGGGGAGACCCCCGTGTGCTCTCTGTAGTGGGGTTTGGGGCCTGTGGACCAGTGTGGGTGGCAGGTGGGTGGGGAGCCGCTCCCCACAGAATATTGTCCCGGAGTAGGTAGGGGCCTGCAGGAGACCAAACTGCCTTCCACACCTGCCCCTTCCAGGGAGGCCCGGAGCCGGAGGCCACCTAGGGCTGGTGGAATGgaaccatcccctcccccagacctCCACCCAGGCCTGTGTCGGCCCCACCCCTGGCTCAGAAATTGgtggttggtgggggggggggggacacgaCGGGGGACGGGGGGGACGGACCACAACACGGGACACTCGCTTATGCTTCAGCAACCCTTTTCAGCAGGGCAAAGAGCCCAGCCTTCGGGGAGTGTCCTGGGGAGCTCCCCTCCCCTACCAGGCCCCCAGAACAGAAGAGAGGCAGTTGAGTGGGGCCCCTGCCCCTGGGGTGGGTGAGGCCAGGCAGGAGCTATGCCTCCCCCTGCTGtctcccctcagcccccaccccagccccatgtAACCAGGGACCCCTTGCACCCCAGGTAGGGGGTCCCTCAGAACCCCTGCAGCCCACCGTGGGCCCTAGAAACTGCAACCTTCACACCTCCTACCCCCAGATAGGCCAGGTTGGGGCCATGGAGGCACCTCAGCTGTCTTAGGGCTGCAGCTTCCAGAGTGGCCCAAGTGTGACCTGCCAGAGTCACGTCTGTTTCAGGTAGTCCAGGGCACGCATATTTGTGTGACAAGGAAACAGTCCCCTCACCACGCTCTGTCTCCTTATACAAGGCTGCTCGGATGCTTCCCTTTCTGGTAGCTGGGATGGTCCCATCTCCGACCCTGACTACTTCTAGACCAATGGCCACCTGGTCATCTGTCACTCATTAACCACCTGCACACTCCCTGAGTGCCTACTGCATGCTGGGCCCTGCAGAGATGCTGGCACATGCTGGAGCAGGTGATTCGAGCCCTGCCCAGGACCTGAGGGTGGGCCTGCCTGCTAGCATGTGGGGTCTGAGGTCTGAGTGGACCACAAGCTCATCAGAGTGGCTGCGAGGTAGAGGCAGCTGTGTCAGTGACAGAAGAATGGCCAGCTCCAACCCTGAGCCTAAGAACCATGAGCTCACAGCCTTCAGCAGGTGTGCAGCTGCAGGACACTGGCCGAAGCTCTCTCCTGCTCCACCTGTCTCACCCACCCCAGCCCAACCTCGGTCCCCAAGGTCTGGCCCTCAAGTGGTAGCACATGAAGTCAGACCACATTCCCTGCCAGCCTCAGGCCTGTCTGGTGAGAGTGGGAAGGGGCACGGATCACAGGTTTAGGGTCTTCAATGCAGGGTCATTTGGTCTTCCCCAAGCACAGAGATGCTGTGTGGCTA
This region of Physeter macrocephalus isolate SW-GA chromosome 14, ASM283717v5, whole genome shotgun sequence genomic DNA includes:
- the LOC102992045 gene encoding LOW QUALITY PROTEIN: mesothelin (The sequence of the model RefSeq protein was modified relative to this genomic sequence to represent the inferred CDS: substituted 1 base at 1 genomic stop codon) — its product is MEGMLGETVALQTAQPGLGSWGTPTHGSLFLLLSLGWVLPSRAQAADTELGVMNPWLQRDLSWQRPEVTVILPRAQWGTEKKACPPGRKAQVVDENLVFYEEWELEACVDGALLAAQMDQVNLVPVTYQQLHIFKRKLDEFYPQGYPESLIQHLRYFFLWVTPENIHRWNVTSLETVKSLLKVSKGHGMDAQVAALIARYVGGRAQLDKATLDTLATFPATYLCLLSPEQLGFMQLNVVWATRPQDLDTCSPRHMAVLYPKALIAFQNMSGSEYFTRIKPYLGGAPTEDLQALSQQNVNMDVATFKKLQREAVLPLTIAEVQKLLGANLVGLKAEEGNIPLRDWISWQSQEDLDSLGLGLHGGTPNGCLVLDFNVXEASSGGPHLLRLGPGPVLTVTPSLLLALVLN